A single genomic interval of Babylonia areolata isolate BAREFJ2019XMU chromosome 26, ASM4173473v1, whole genome shotgun sequence harbors:
- the LOC143300385 gene encoding WD repeat-containing protein 89-like: MEDLSTHLERLGLQQKVAVSLEKTEPHYVLDLAAQDIVGRESLVAASSSNFTVRLFSRCRLAQTNLLTGHEDVVTGIQFLHTDPNLVMTSSEDKSVRIWDPRASVSKEVQLFTGDNNTMCRILSCDINLSDKILCAGTEKLKEDAYLLFWDRRKNKLLGCYEDSHDDDVTQVHFHPTTEQSLLTGSTDGLVNVFDIMQTSEDDALVSTYNTEATVERAGWCGPEAKHVYSTTHMFTWHVWDSETNEDVQHISGFAEKLESTCKVDYLVDCILAATPCDAVGIVAGTHSGDLHLLDVTDPENIKVIRSLAGGHSDTVRCLHWDKKTETLVTGGEDSLLCLWSPNSAGLTAPTPKQSKVKGKRITAAKRSTPYSGSRS, encoded by the exons ATGGAAGACCTGAGCACACATCTGGAGAGACTGGGGCTTCAGCAAAAGGTggctgtgtccttggaaaagacaGAGCCCCACTATGTCTTGGACCTGGCAGCACAGGATAT AGTTGGAAGGGAAAGTCTTGTAGCTGCCTCCAGCAGCAACTTCACAGTCCGCCTCTTCTCACGTTGTCGCCTTGCACAGACAAACCTTCTCACAG GACATGAGGATGTAGTAACTGGCATTCAGTTCTTGCACACGGATCCAAACCTGGTGATGACTTCTTCTGAGGACAAATCAGTGAG AATATGGGATCCTCGAGCAAGTGTTTCTAAAGAAGTACAACTGTTCACAG gAGATAACAACACCATGTGCAGAATTCTTTCTTGTGATATCAACTTGTCCGACAAAATCCTGTGTGCTGggacagagaaactgaaagaggATGCCTACCTTTTATTTTG GGATCGGCGGAAAAACAAACTGCTGGGTTGTTACGAGgattcacatgatgatgatgtaactCAG GTACACTTCCACCCCACAACAGAGCAGAGCTTGTTGACTGGCTCCACAGATGGTCTGGTCAATGTGTTTGACATCATGCAGACCTCAGAGGATGATGCCTTGGTGTCCACTTACAACACAGAGGCTACAGTG GAAAGAGCAGGGTGGTGTGGGCCTGAGGCGAAGCACGTGTACAGCACCACTCACATGTTCACCTGGCATGTGTGGGACTCTGAGACT AATGAAGATGTTCAACACATCTCAGGGTTTGCAGAGAAGTTGGAG AGCACATGCAAAGTGGACTATCTTGTGGACTGTATACTGGCAGCCACACCCTGTGATGCTGTAGGCATTGTGGCAGGGACACATTCAGGTGACCTTCACCTTCTTGATGTCACTGACCCAGAAAATATCAAGGTCATAAGGTCATTGGCTGGAGGTCACTCGGACACAGTGAGATGTCTGCATTGGGATAAAAAG acagagacactggtgACCGGTGGAGAAGATTCTTTGCTGTGCCTGTGGTCCCCAAACAGTGCAGGGTTGACTGCACCTACTCCCAAACAG AGCAAAGTGAAAGGGAAAAGAATTACGGCAGCAAAGAGATCAACACCGTACAGTGGCAGTCGTAGCTGA